One segment of Penaeus vannamei isolate JL-2024 chromosome 3, ASM4276789v1, whole genome shotgun sequence DNA contains the following:
- the Sec24CD gene encoding protein transport protein Sec24C translates to MLPSQPMGGIPPPGPPGSYRPPARPPGAYPGGPPGGHPGGPPGGPPPGPPGGPPPGPPSFSGMNQQMAGMNLGPPAGPPQGMPSGPMMKQHPSGPGPMANGLPQGGLQNGPPGPTPNTAGGPPTGPPSGVPGASPTGLRHPTPSTTPGATGPQGSSPRPMAPQMTAPPRPAQPGFPPSSASGPVGAGQPSYSPMQGAPGGQPPYPPSSGTQPNFPPSSMAGPMGGQPSFPTTVGAPPGGQPSFAPSSMGGPPGGQSGMPPSSMAGAPGGQPGFPPSSMAGAPVGQPGFPPSSMAGAPGGQPGMPPSSMAGAPGGQPGFQPVSMAGPPAGVRPSGFPPSSMGGPQPQPGGPVSMGVPPRPGMPPGPGIPPGPAMPPGPGMPPGQGMPPGQGMPPGPGMPPGQGMPPCPGMPPGPGMPPRPGMPPGPGMAPGPGMPPGPRPNMPPTSSAGGPPVNGMGGGMQSRYPGSGAGPGAGGYPSAPQSQGRRLNPDDMPSPLQVMEEDSRCRSGEFITNIKGQVPPLVTTEFTVKDGGNASPHYLRSTMYSIPHTPDMIKQTHVPFGLVISPLAQVGSHDSALYIGTSLESGPVRCNRCKGYMSPLMQFMDGGRKYQCKLCRGVVEVPKEYFCHMDGQGSRADKYQRPELCCGTYEYIATPEYCRDKQLPKEPAFIFVIEMSLLMMQRGVIHLLCQNMKSILEHLPRDCANGTPDTESRMKVGFITYDSAVHVYKLDGQAPEMCVVCDRDEMFVPVPGGVLCSPQEAADNIDKLMESIPDNFKATRETSGALGCAIQAGMAALQASGRVGKLIVFHSSLPVGGGPGSLKNREERKLLGTEKEKSVLTPQGSYYNNLGQDLVAAGCSVDLYVFNDGYVDLATIGQVPRLTGGQSYKYTFFQSNKDGPRLLEDLKLNIGRNIAFDAVMRVRTSQGVRPVDFFGHFFMSNTTDIELASIDASKAIAIEVKHDDKLTEEDGVYIQVALLYTSCNGQRRLRILNMALNICTQMADLYKNCDLDTLMNFFGKQSITRLLETNAKQVKDDLISRTANILACYRKNCASPSSAGQLILPELMKLLPLYINCLSKSDAMSGGQDLTCDERSLQMYLLMAMSVDASVVYYYPRLIPLLDDDPQNTGVPAPLRTSYDKLRPDGVFLLENGIQMFIWVGSSTSPTWLDNVFGVNAPHQLDPVMAELPELDNPVSRRVRDIIATIRAQRKRHVRMFVVPQQGKHEMVMRNYLVEDKSMYGAPSYVDFLCHVHKEIRALLS, encoded by the exons ATGCTGCCGTCACAGCCAATGGGTGGGATTCCCCCCCCTGGCCCTCCAG GTTCTTACAGACCCCCAGCAAGACCTCCTGGTGCCTACCCAGGTGGCCCTCCAGGTGGCCATCCAGGTGGCCCTCCAGGTGGCCCCCCACCTGGCCCTCCAGGTGGCCCCCCTCCTGGCCCTCCCTCATTCTCAGGGATGAATCAGCAGATGGCAGGAATGAATCTAGGCCCACCAGCTGGCCCTCCCCAGGGCATGCCATCAGGG CCCATGATGAAACAACACCCCTCAGGACCAGGACCAATGGCTAATGGTCTTCCTCAAGGTGGGCTTCAGAATGGTCCTCCTGGTCCAACCCCTAACACAGCAGGTGGGCCACCAACTGGCCCTCCCTCAGGGGTACCTGGAGCGTCACCAACAGGACTACGACATCCTACACCCTCCACCACTCCCGGAGCTACTGGGCCACAGGGAAGTTCCCCAAGACCAATGGCTCCTCAGATGACAGCTCCTCCTCGCCCTGCACAGCCTGGCTTCCCCCCGTCGTCTGCGTCAGGCCCTGTGGGGGCAGGGCAGCCTAGTTATTCACCTATGCAAGGTGCCCCTGGTGGGCagcccccttaccctccttcatCAGGAACACAACCTAATTTCCCACCATCATCTATGGCTGGTCCAATGGGCGGACAACCCTCGTTCCCAACAACAGTGGGTGCTCCTCCAGGAGGACAGCCAAGTTTTGCTCCATCATCGATGGGAGGCCCACCAGGTGGGCAGTCTGGCATGCCTCCTTCATCAATGGCTGGTGCACCAGGTGGACAGCCAGGCTTCCCTCCTTCGTCAATGGCTGGTGCACCAGTTGGGCAGCCAGGCTTTCCTCCTTCGTCAATGGCTGGTGCACCAGGTGGGCAGCCTGGCATGCCTCCTTCGTCAATGGCTGGTGCACCAGGTGGGCAGCCTGGCTTCCAACCTGTGTCAATGGCAGGACCTCCAGCAGGAGTGCGTCCAAGTGGGTTTCCTCCATCTTCCATGGGAGGACCTCAGCCTCAGCCTGGAGGACCTGTTTCTATGGGTGTACCACCACGACCTGGTATGCCCCCAGGCCCTGGTATTCCCCCAGGGCCTGCTATGCCCCCAGGTCCTGGCATGCCCCCGGGACAAGGGATGCCCCCGGGACAAGGGATGCCCCCAGGTCCTGGCATGCCCCCGGGACAAGGGATGCCCCCTTGTCCAGGGATGCCTCCAGGACCTGGGATGCCTCCCCGTCCTGGGATGCCGCCAGGACCAGGGATGGCACCTGGGCCAGGGATGCCTCCAGGACCCAGACCAAACATGCCTCCTACAAGTAGTGCAGGTGGCCCTCCGGTCAATGGTATGGGAGGTGGCATGCAGTCCAGGTACCCAGGCTCAGGAGCAGGGCCAGGTGCAGGGGGCTACCCCAGCGCACCTCAAAGCCAAGGGCGCAGGCTGAACCCAGATGACATGCCCAGTCCTTTGCAGGTCATGGAAGAGGACAGTCGATGCAGAAGTGGAGAGTTCATAACTAACATCAAGGGACAGGTTCCACCTCTGGTGACAACGGAATTCACAGTAAAGGATGGTGGCAATGCATCGCCACATTACCTTAGATCGACAATGTACAGCATCCCTCACACCCCAGATATGATAAAACAAACTCACGTTCCCTTTGGCCTTGTCATTAGCCCCCTGGCCCAGGTGGGCAGCCATGACAGTGCCTTGTATATTGGAACCAGCTTAGAATCGGGTCCTGTCAGGTGCAACAGGTGCAAGGGCTATATGAGTCCTCTCATGCAGTTCATGGATGGTGGAAGGAA ATACCAGTGCAAACTGTGCCGTGGTGTAGTGGAAGTGCCAAAAGAATATTTCTGTCACATGGATGGCCAAGGATCACGTGCAGACAAGTATCAGCGGCCAGAGTTGTGCTGTGGTACTTACGAATACATTGCCACACCGGAATATTGTCGA GACAAGCAATTGCCTAAGGAGCCTGCCTTCATCTTCGTCATAGAGATGAGTCTGCTGATGATGCAGCGAGGAGTGATTCATCTCTTATGCCAGAATATGAAGTCCATTCTGGAGCACTTGCCGCGGGACTGTGCTAATGGCACTCCAGACACTGAATCACGGATGAAGGTTGGCTTTATCACTTATGACTCTGCAGTTCACGTCTACAAGCTTGATGGACAGGCCCCAGAAATGTGTGTCGTCTGTGATCGTGATGAGATGTTTGTACCAGTGCCTGGAGGAGTTCTCTGTAGCCCTCAGGAGGCTGCAGATAACATTGATAAATTAATGGAAAGTATTCCAGACAACTTCAAGGCCACACGTGAGACCTCGGGTGCCCTTGGCTGTGCCATTCAGGCAGGGATGGCTGCCTTGCAGGCCTCTGGTAGGGTTGGCAAGTTGATTGTTTTCCATTCCTCTTTGCCTGTGGGTGGTGGCCCTGGCAGCTTaaagaacagagaggagaggaaacttcttggcacagagaaagagaaaagtgtgcTGACACCACAAGGAAGCTACTACAATAATCTTGGCCAAGATTTGGTTGCTGCTGGCTGCTCtgttgatttatatgtatttaatgaTGGCTATGTAGACTTAGCAACCATTGGCCAAGTACCTAGACTAACTGGGGGCCAAAGCTACAAGTATACTTTCTTCCAGTCCAACAAAGATGGTCCTAGGCTTTTGGAGGACCTTAAACTTAACATAGGAAGAAATATCGCTTTTGATGCTGTGATGCGGGTTAGAACGTCACAAGGTGTGCGACCTGTGGACTTCTTTGGCCATTTCTTCATGTCGAACACCACTGACATAGAATTAGCAAGCATAGATGCCAGTAAAGCTATTGCAATAGAAGTGAAGCATGATGACAAGCTGACAGAGGAAGATGGAGTATATATTCAAGTGGCCTTGCTATATACCTCTTGCAATGGCCAGAGGCGACTGCGTATATTAAATATGGCTCTTAATATCTGCACTCAAATGGCTGACCTTTATAAGAACTGTGACTTAGATACTCTAATGAACTTCTTTGGTAAACAGTCAATTACGAGGTTGTTGGAGACCAATGCAAAACAG gTAAAGGATGACCTTATCAGCAGAACAGCAAACATCTTGGCTTGTTACCGCAAGAACTGTGCATCCCCTTCGTCTGCTGGACAGCTTATACTTCCAGAATTAATGAAGTTATTGCCACTTTATATTAACTGCCTGAGCAAGAGTGATGCTATGAGTGGTGGCCAGGACCTGACTTGTGATGAAAGATCGTTGCAAATGTATCTCTTGATGGCCATGTCAGTAGATGCATCGGTTGTGTACTATTACCCTCGTCTCATTCCCCTCTTAGATGACGATCCACAG AACACCGGAGTTCCTGCTCCACTTCGCACGTCTTATGACAAATTGCGGCCAGATGGTGTATTCTTGCTGGAAAATGGAATCCAGATGTTTATTTGGGTTGGTTCCAGCACTTCTCCAACTTGGTTAGACAATGTGTTTGGAGTAAATGCTCCCCACCAGCTAGACCCTGTCATGGCTGAGCTGCCTGAGCTGGACAATCCTGTCTCGAGGAGAGTGCGGGATATCATTGCTACAATTCGTGCTCAAAGGAAGAGGCACGTTAGG ATGTTTGTGGTTCCACAACAAGGAAAGCATGAAATGGTAATGCGAAATTATTTAGTAGAAGACAAGAGTATGTACGGTGCTCCTAGTTATGTAGACTTCCTCTGCCACGTACACAAGGAAATCCGCGCGCTCCTTTCCTGA